aataaatgtaatttattatataattaaatgtaatataataatttgataatataaaatgaaatatataacatcctccgtccccctgagttgtatacattgggggacggggacgcggcacggactttaatgctcctgtaaagtgtagttgtgtaatttatttttaaaattttctttttctgaattaaagtttggatgttatatttttattcaaaaaagaaaaatctcaaaaataagttacggaactatattttataagagcatcgaaatgcgtgtcgagcagttgaaaagaaacgtatacaattaaatgggacagagggagtagtaaaagTCTTCTCACATTATTATCTGTGATTCTTGGAGTTCTCTACCTAATTAAGTAATTATACAGGTCCTCTGACTCTGAGGCCTCAAGCAAGGCGTCCGCGATTGTGAACGGAGTAccatattcaaattttttatttttattttcttggtGTCTAAGCAGGAACggatttatattataaaaaaatcttaaatattgaTAGTTTTTTATGTTAATTACAAGATTATACATGCTAAACATATAAAACACTACCAAAATTTTTTAGAGTGGTTCTGTGCAAATGGCAGTGAGATTTTTCATGATGTCCATGGAAGTATAAATGCTATATATGATCACAAAACAAATTGAATAATGATCCGTTTGGGAATCtgatttcatttaaaattatcaatttgaTAAAGTAACTTATTTGGAAATTTAGATTTGGATTCCATTTGAAATCCAcccattcaaatattagtataaatctgAGATTTTGAAATGTCAACTCAAATTGTCATTTgaaattcatcatttaaaataaaatatatgttttcaaATGACCTCTAAAAGTTTTTGGCAAGCGGAAGGGGCAATGAGCAGAGTGTAACAAGAGCAGTGTTGAAGAATATAAGATCATGCtcaaaatcataaacaaaaGAGGGTTAGCAAGGTGATCGCTGATAAAAAAAAGGTCAGTTTTTGTATGGATTTGCTGCATGAATCTAAAGAAAAACTAAATCTGATGGAGTGTTAGAGTTGGACTTGGACACTAGACTAAACACTCTGACAGCAATTCTTAATTCAGTTGGTCCAGATGTTCAATAAAACTGGGCTGCCCAAACTGTTTAAATCATTAATTGTTTGATCCAGATCAAAATTTGCTAAACTAGCTAATCaccaatttatgaaaaaatcagCTATATCACTTAAAGTTTGGACATGAAAAGACTTGGTTAAATTATACTGGTACAGGTGTTGCATGCATGTTTGTTTTCTTATCTTCTTATCCTCCGCCCAATaaattttgagatatttgacACGATTTACTGATTATAGATAAGAAATTATTTGTAagtgaagaattttttttaatttatgtatttgaacaatttatttatatttataacctATCAggtataaaaaattttaattatgataataaactatctttttaaaataatttttttttttttataaaatcaaatttctaaaataaaataacatactaaaaagaattagaattttcaattttaattaggaTTCTACATATCTCTACATATGTTCTGGACCCTTCACCACTATTTTTCCTTCTGCTGAATCACTTTCTGTACGATCTTCCAAATTGTAACCATGGATGTTGCTGTGAGTGCGGCAGTTTGTCATCCATTCCCCAAGTCCAATGCCCTTTCCaataaatcatcaattataCGGCCTAAAAGGCTGTGCTTTACTAAGGTATGTATAATTATTCATTGTGTGTGTGCAGGGCTGACCTTGAAATTTACGAGCCCTCAGTCAAAATCAGTTTTCGGGACCCTACTCTATGTGATCGCCCGTGTGTAAATTGTGATTTGGATATTCAGGTTCCTGTAGTCTACAGAAATGCAAGTAGTGGTGGGAGAGTTGGATCAATCAGAGCTCAGGTCATAACAGAGGCTCCCACCAAAGTTGAGAAGGTTTCGAAGAAAATGGAGGAAGGCGTGATCACTAACAAGTTTAGGCCGAAGGATCCATATGTTGGCAAATGCCTTCTCAACACCAAGATCACTGGCGATGATGCTCCTGGTGAAACATGGCACATGGTTTTCAGCACAGAAGGTATGGAAATTAATTGGGGATTCTCGGGTGCTCGGGGATTATTCGAGTTAATTCGTTGAATACTCTATAACTTAACTTCATAATAAtgtaataattttgttattaaataattatattgtaaaatGTTAAGGATattgaacttatttatttaattaattggtttaaatatgaatgtaacttgttaatacatgtataatatatatttttaatatactaatatttgcCGATTCATGCGTATCTGAAtctctatatttttaaatttgccgAATTCCCGTATCCTCGTACAGCGTACTCTCGCGCTCGCACtcgcactcatgcttcctagcTGATCACTGAGTGTGCATACATGTTTAGCTTTAGGTGGGAATTGTATTTTTTTGTGATAAAATGAAATTCAACAGGTGAGTTGCCCTACAAAGAAGGACAATCTATTGGGATAATCGCGGATGGTGTAGATAAGAATGGAAAGCCTCACAAGCTCAGATTGTACTCGATTGCTAGCAGCGCCCTTGGTGACTTTGGTGACTCCAAAACTGTAAGCTTTCCTATGTTGTAGATTTTATGTGATCCGGGAGTTCCGTCTATAACGAACATAGATTAGTTTAAAAATGCAATTATGTTAGATTGGATGAGTTTAGTTCATTTAGGCATTGGTTTTGCATTGCAGCTCTGTTTCTATTTTCTTAGCTTATGTACTGAGTCATTAGTTGTATGTATTAAAATTTCACAGGTTTCTTTGTGTGTAAAAAGGCTAGTGTATACCAATGAACAAGGAGAAATAGTTAAAGGAGTATGCTCAAATTTCTTGTGTAAGAATGCAGAACTCTCTTTGATTAGTAAAACATCGGTATTTTTAGAATGTTAATTACCATACCTCGACTTTCTGTGAATTTTAATCAAGTAAAGTCTCGTTTTTGTAGTGTCAGAAAACCATGATAACTTCGTTCCTTCTAAACTGGTACAAACTTGTTCAATTCCTGTGATCATTAAACAGTCTGCTTCAAATCGTACTTCTTCAGGTGACTTGAAGCCCGGGGCTGATGTGAAAATAACTGGACCTGTAGGAAAAGAAATGCTTATGCCAAAGGATCCAAATGCAACTGTTATCATGGTATTTGATTCCTAGGATCAACCATAGATTTTGATAAGGCTGTACAATTGATCATCAGTGTTGCTTCCTACAAGTTCCTAACTTTTgttgttgaaattatttctgTAGCTTGCAACTGGGACTGGAATTGCTCCTTTCCGCGGGTTCTTGTGGAAAATGTTTTTTGAAAAGCACAAAGACTACAAGGTAGATTTTCTAAACTATAACCTCAAAGAGTTCAAGTAGTGTCAatgcataaatattaaatttatctagTTACTGACCTGATTTCGGAAAAAAGCAGTTCAATGGTTTAGCCTGGCTGTTCTTGGGTGTGCCTACTAGCAGTTCACTACTCTACAAGGAGGTAAACTAGGTTTTACGAATTTTAAAGCTGCTACATCTTTATCTACAACATGAGTAACCGAATGCTTGACTACTGTGCTTAGGAATTTGAGAAAATGAAGGAGAAGAATCCCGACAAGTTTAGACTCGACTTTGCAGTGAGCAGGGAACAGACTAATGAGAAAGGAGAAAAAATGTACATCCAAACACGCATGGCTCAATACGCGGAAGAGCTCTGGGAGTTACTCAAGAAAGACACCACCTTCGTCTATATGTGCGGGCTTAAAGGAATGGAGAAGGGAATCGATGACATTATGGTGTCATTGGCTGCTAAAGACGGTATGAAATGTCGGACATAATAAAATTCCCTGGAATTCAATATGCACTGCATTACATTCTGATGTAGTCTTGTATatctggcattttcttcctgTTCTTTTAACAGGTATCGATTGGACGGAATACAAAAGATCATTGAAGAAGGCAGGGCAATGGAATGTTGAAGTCTATTGATTCCAGAAGCACAAGTTTTTTCAATACTGTAGTTTTCAGGATATAATCTTTAATAATATGTATGATCAATAATCTTTTAAGAAAATCCTAACT
This genomic window from Daucus carota subsp. sativus chromosome 7, DH1 v3.0, whole genome shotgun sequence contains:
- the LOC108194060 gene encoding ferredoxin--NADP reductase, leaf isozyme, chloroplastic isoform X2, whose product is MDVAVSAAVCHPFPKSNALSNKSSIIRPKRLCFTKVPVVYRNASSGGRVGSIRAQVITEAPTKVEKVSKKMEEGVITNKFRPKDPYVGKCLLNTKITGDDAPGETWHMVFSTEGELPYKEGQSIGIIADGVDKNGKPHKLRLYSIASSALGDFGDSKTVSLCVKRLVYTNEQGEIVKGVCSNFLCDLKPGADVKITGPVGKEMLMPKDPNATVIMLATGTGIAPFRGFLWKMFFEKHKDYKFNGLAWLFLGVPTSSSLLYKEEFEKMKEKNPDKFRLDFAVSREQTNEKGEKMYIQTRMAQYAEELWELLKKDTTFVYMCGLKGMEKGIDDIMVSLAAKDGIDWTEYKRSLKKAGQWNVEVY
- the LOC108194060 gene encoding ferredoxin--NADP reductase, leaf isozyme, chloroplastic isoform X1, which produces MDVAVSAAVCHPFPKSNALSNKSSIIRPKRLCFTKVPVVYRNASSGGRVGSIRAQVITEAPTKVEKVSKKMEEGVITNKFRPKDPYVGKCLLNTKITGDDAPGETWHMVFSTEGELPYKEGQSIGIIADGVDKNGKPHKLRLYSIASSALGDFGDSKTVSLCVKRLVYTNEQGEIVKGVCSNFLCDLKPGADVKITGPVGKEMLMPKDPNATVIMLATGTGIAPFRGFLWKMFFEKHKDYKQFNGLAWLFLGVPTSSSLLYKEEFEKMKEKNPDKFRLDFAVSREQTNEKGEKMYIQTRMAQYAEELWELLKKDTTFVYMCGLKGMEKGIDDIMVSLAAKDGIDWTEYKRSLKKAGQWNVEVY